One Bos indicus isolate NIAB-ARS_2022 breed Sahiwal x Tharparkar chromosome 10, NIAB-ARS_B.indTharparkar_mat_pri_1.0, whole genome shotgun sequence DNA window includes the following coding sequences:
- the DUOXA1 gene encoding dual oxidase maturation factor 1 isoform X2: MAAFGHTFPFYAGPKPTFPTDTTLAIIVAIFLTSLVTFIIILPGIRGKMRLFWMLRVVTSLFIGAVILGTPVQQLNETIDYNEEFTWRLGENYAEEYANALEKGLPDPVLYLAEKFTPHSPCGLHGQYRLAGHYTSAMLWVAFLCWLLANVMLSMPVLVYGGHMLLATGLFQLLGLLFFSTATSLTPPCPLRLGAATLHTHRGPAYWITLTTGLLCVLLGLAMVVAHRMQPHRLKAFFSQSVGEDPVLELNPEEGGLLSPRYRSITESPEPQDIPLSEASSEAPCEEPDCAL; the protein is encoded by the exons ATGGCTGCTTTTGGACACACATTCCCCTTCTACGCTGGGCCCAAGCCGACCTTCCCAACGGACACCACACTGGCCATCATCGTTGccatctttctgacttcactggtCACCTTCATCATCATTCTGCCAGGCATTCGGGGCAAGATg AGGCTGTTCTGGATGCTGCGGGTAGTGACCAGCTTGTTCATTGGAGCTGTGATCCTCG GGACCCCAGTGCAGCAGCTGAATGAGACCATTGATTACAACGAGGAGTTCACCTGGCGCCTGGGGGAGAACTACGCTGAGGAGTATGCCAACGCACTGGAGAAGGGGCTGCCAGACCCCGTGCTCTACCTGGCCGAGAAGTTCACCCCACACAGCCCCTGTGGCCTGCATGGCCAGTACCGCCTAGCGGGACACTACACCTCGGCTATGCTGTG GGTGGCATTCCTCTGCTGGCTGCTGGCCAACGTGATGCTGTCCATGCCTGTGCTGGTCTACGGTGGCCACATGCTGCTGGCCACAGGTCTCTTCCAGCTGTTGGGACTGCTCTTCTTCTCCACGGCCACATCCCTAACCCCGCCCTGTCCCTTGCGCCTGGGTGCCGCCACGCTGCATACTCACCGTGGGCCTGCCTACTGGATCACGTTGACCACAG GACTGCTGTGTGTGCTGCTGGGTCTGGCCATGGTGGTGGCTCACAGGATGCAGCCCCACAGGCTGAAGGCTTTCTTCAGCCAGAGTGTGGGGGAGGACCCTGTGCTGGAGTTGAATCCCGAGGAAGGGGGACTCCTGAGCCCTCGCTACCGGTCCATCACTGAGAGTCCCGAGCCCCAGGACATCCCTCTGTCAGAGGCTTCCTCCGAGGCCCCCTGCGAGGAGCCTGACTGTGCCCTGTAA
- the DUOXA1 gene encoding dual oxidase maturation factor 1 isoform X1, translating to MAAFGHTFPFYAGPKPTFPTDTTLAIIVAIFLTSLVTFIIILPGIRGKMRLFWMLRVVTSLFIGAVILAVNFSSEWSVGQVSTNTSYKAFSSQWISANVGLQIGLGGVNITLTGTPVQQLNETIDYNEEFTWRLGENYAEEYANALEKGLPDPVLYLAEKFTPHSPCGLHGQYRLAGHYTSAMLWVAFLCWLLANVMLSMPVLVYGGHMLLATGLFQLLGLLFFSTATSLTPPCPLRLGAATLHTHRGPAYWITLTTGLLCVLLGLAMVVAHRMQPHRLKAFFSQSVGEDPVLELNPEEGGLLSPRYRSITESPEPQDIPLSEASSEAPCEEPDCAL from the exons ATGGCTGCTTTTGGACACACATTCCCCTTCTACGCTGGGCCCAAGCCGACCTTCCCAACGGACACCACACTGGCCATCATCGTTGccatctttctgacttcactggtCACCTTCATCATCATTCTGCCAGGCATTCGGGGCAAGATg AGGCTGTTCTGGATGCTGCGGGTAGTGACCAGCTTGTTCATTGGAGCTGTGATCCTCG CCGTGAATTTCAGTTCTGAGTGGTCTGTGGGCCAGGTGAGCACCAACACGTCCTACAAGGCCTTCAGTTCCCAGTGGATCAGTGCCAACGTTGGGCTGCAGATTGGGCTGGGAGGCGTCAACATCACGCTCACAG GGACCCCAGTGCAGCAGCTGAATGAGACCATTGATTACAACGAGGAGTTCACCTGGCGCCTGGGGGAGAACTACGCTGAGGAGTATGCCAACGCACTGGAGAAGGGGCTGCCAGACCCCGTGCTCTACCTGGCCGAGAAGTTCACCCCACACAGCCCCTGTGGCCTGCATGGCCAGTACCGCCTAGCGGGACACTACACCTCGGCTATGCTGTG GGTGGCATTCCTCTGCTGGCTGCTGGCCAACGTGATGCTGTCCATGCCTGTGCTGGTCTACGGTGGCCACATGCTGCTGGCCACAGGTCTCTTCCAGCTGTTGGGACTGCTCTTCTTCTCCACGGCCACATCCCTAACCCCGCCCTGTCCCTTGCGCCTGGGTGCCGCCACGCTGCATACTCACCGTGGGCCTGCCTACTGGATCACGTTGACCACAG GACTGCTGTGTGTGCTGCTGGGTCTGGCCATGGTGGTGGCTCACAGGATGCAGCCCCACAGGCTGAAGGCTTTCTTCAGCCAGAGTGTGGGGGAGGACCCTGTGCTGGAGTTGAATCCCGAGGAAGGGGGACTCCTGAGCCCTCGCTACCGGTCCATCACTGAGAGTCCCGAGCCCCAGGACATCCCTCTGTCAGAGGCTTCCTCCGAGGCCCCCTGCGAGGAGCCTGACTGTGCCCTGTAA